From Aegilops tauschii subsp. strangulata cultivar AL8/78 chromosome 5, Aet v6.0, whole genome shotgun sequence:
ctacatgatcatgcaaagcaatatgacactgatggaacgtgtcataataaatggaatattggaaggttgcatggcaatatatctcggaatggctatggaaatgccacaataggtaggtatggtggctgttttgaggaaggtatatggtgggtttatggcactggcgaaagttgtgcggtactagagaggctagcaatgatggaaggatgagagtgtgtataatccatggactcaacattagtcataaagaactcacatacttattgcaaaaatatattagttATAAAAAagaagtactacacgcatgctcctagggggatagattggtaggaaaagaccatcgctcgtccccgaccgccactcataaggacgacaataaataaataaatcatgctccgacttcatcacgtaacggttcaccatacgtgcatgctacgggaatcacaaactttaacacaagtatttctcaaattcacaattacttactagcatgactctaatatcaccatcttcatatctcaaaataatcataaggaatcaaacttctcatagtattcaacgcactttatatgaaagtttttagtatatccctcttggatgcctatcatattaggactaaatttataacgaAAGCAAATTACAatgctgtttaaagactctcaaaataatataagtgaagcatgagagctcaacaatttctataaaataaaaccaccgccgttctctaaaaagatataagtgaagcactatagcaatattgcctagctcaaaagatataagtgaagcacatagagtattctaataaataacgattcatgcgtgtctctctcaaaaggtgtgtacatcaaggattattgtggcaaactaaaaataaaaagattcaaatcatacaagatgctccaagcaaaacacatatcatgtggtgaataaaaatatagcatcaagtaaagttacagatagacgaagacgaaagagaggatgccttccgggccatccccaagcttaagctcttggttgtccttgaatattaccttggggtgccctgggtaggctctttccactacttattccatagtccatcaaatccttaccaaaattttgaaaacttcacaacacaaaactcaacagaaaatcttataagctccgttagtataagaaaataaatcaccacttttggtactgttgtgaactcattctttatttatattggtgtaatatctattgtattccaacttttccatggttccccgatactacccatagatttatcaaaataaggaaacaacacaaagaaaacagaatatgtcaaaaacagaacagtctgtagcaatctggatatttcgaatacttctttaactccaaaaattctgaaaaattaggacaacctaaggatttttttattaatcttcttcaaaaagaatcagtattttatcacgcttcttttaaaaatgagaattgttttcctcatcgcaaaagtttctgtttttcagcaggatcaaatcaactatcatcgtaagctatcccaaaggtcttacttggcacaaacactaactaaaacacaaaaacacatctaaccagaggctagatgaattatttattgcaaaacagaacctaaaaagaaaaaagaaaaagaaaattggGTTGCCTACAAACAAGccctattgtttaacgcccttagctaggcataaaaggcgaatagatctaagtattgtcatctttggtatgcaatccataagtggctctcataatagattcataaggcaatgtaattttctttcttggaaagtgttccatgcccttccttaatggaaatagaaatctaatgtttccttctttcatatcaataattgcaccaatctttctaaagaaaggtctaccaagaataataggacatgtaggattgcaatctatatcaagaacaatgaaatatacGCGCAcgtaattcctatttgcaacaataagaacatcattaatccttcgcgtaggtttcttaatagtggaatccgcaagatgcaaatttaaagaacaatcatcaaattcacggaaacctggCACATCACATAGAGGTtttggaatagtggaaacactaacacccaaatcacacaaagcatggcactcataatctttaatcttaatattaatagtagtttcccactcgtcataaagttttctaggtatagaaacttccaattcaagcttttcttcaaaatattgcatcatagcatcaaggatatgtttagtaaaagctttgttttgattataagcatgaggggaattcaacatggattgcaacaaggaaatacaatctattaaagaacaattataataattaaattccttgaaatccaaaagagttggttcattgctacttaaagttttgacctctccaatcccacttttatcaatttttgcatcaagatctaaaaactccgaatcattggggcgcctattaactaaagttgactcatctccagtccaatctttatcaagatttatattggaaaacaaagattcaataggagtcacatcaatcactttaagatcttcatcgtTATTTTCACGtaaactagaagaacacgtttTTACAAACCAATCTTGCTTAGCACGCAtattagcggttctttctttgcactcatcaatggaaattctcaaaGCTTTGAGAGACTCGTTGATATCATGCATGGgtcgaatagatctaagtttcaaagaatcaacatcaagagaaattataaccacgttcctagccaaatcatcaatcttaagcaatttttcttcaatcaaagcattgaaattcttttgcgaactcataaattctttaatactattctcaaaatcagagggcatcttattataatttccataagaattgttgtaggaattaccataattattagaggaattactaggaaacgacctaggattaaaattacctctatacgcgttattaccaaaagtgttcctaccaacaaaattgacacccatagattcattattattttcaatcaaagtagacaaaggcatatcaataggataacactactagggaaaaccttatacacagaagtTTATTAGTAGCGCGGTTCAAAAAtgggcgctactgctaattagtagtagcgaggggtataaaaaccgcgctactactaagttgatagtagtagcgaggggtataaacccgcgCTGCTACTAAATGGTCTCCAACAACCCCGGGATAGGCCATGGTAGTAGTGAGGGGTGTAAAACCGGCGCTACTCCTAAGTAAGTAGTAGTAGCGCAGGTAAGAcccccacgctactactaagccTGTCCGCCCCGGCCCGATCCACCCTCCCACCCCACCACCACCTCCCACCCCACCAACCGTCCCACACCACCCACCCCCCGTCTGTCTCAAAAAAAAACCACGGAGCCCGATCCAGATCCCCAACCTTCTCTCCTCTCCCAACCCACTCGCCGCCGGCCTCCCTTCCACCTCTCCTCCGTCCATCCGCCCCCATGCCCCCCGCCGCGTGCGCCACACCGGCGGCCGCGCGCCCTCCGCTCCCCGTCTCGCGCCGCTGCCCGCCCCTGCCCCCCTCCGCCCGCCGCGGCGCCAGCTCCTCCTCCTCTACGGCATGCCGCTGCACCGCGGCCTCCTCCCCCGGGGCATCGGCGTCGGCGTGGGACTGGACCCGCTGGAGCCGGCACTTCGCGGAGGTGGACCAGGCCGAGAGCTACGCGTCCGTGCTGCGCTTCCAGCTGGAGGAGGCCGAGGACTTCGCCGAGGCCGCCGCCCTCAAGCGCGCCCTCCTcgacgccaccgccgccgacgccgtcTCCCGCGTCATGGCCGAGCTCAAGGTCCGCTCGctcgccgcctcctcgccgattCCAGCCCTGATTGTTAATACCTAGGGTTTGTCCCCGTCCCTTGCTCTGTTCCCCTCACCCGTTGTTTTGATCGACCCTCGCAAAGCGCCATCGAGGAGCAGCGCTACCAGGACGCCTCCAGGCTGACTAAGCTTGCCGGAACCACCCTGGTGGGCCAAAATTAGCATCTGCAGTATATGTGAAATTGGCTAGTGATGATTCCTCTGTTGTTGGAAATAAATCTGCTGTATATGTGAAATTGGCTAGTGATGATAATTTGACAATACTTTCTATGCCATAAAAAGGGCATCAATGGTTCTCTGCCATAAAAGAACAGTTCTAGCATGATTCACCATTCAAAGTTGGAGAATGAATAAAAACACTGATTTTATTACAAAGCAACCAAATGAGGACCAAGCACTAGCTTCACATAACAAGCAAGGCAGCAAAGTTTCCTCCGGGCCCCAACATCAGCTCTATTGTTCAGTTGCTCCTTTTTCTTTGACAACACAGCATAGATGGACTAAGCCGCTGATACGAGCTTGGATTCGATCAACATGTCTTGTCAGATTACACAGTACATGTACTGCAGAATACAAAATTCAGAATTAAGATCTAGAATACAAACAGACAAATTATTAGAAAGGAATGGACAAAAGGGTATCTAGACAAGCACTAAACAGATTGGATTTTTAAGAAGAAAGAAATTCAGGAACATTGCTAAAAGATATTGGATCAAACCATCTAAAAGGATATTTTTCAGCATGTGTTCTCCACCAAATCAAAATATCAAAACTTTCCTCAGTGCTTTCGAAATTTTCCTCCAAATACATGTCCAGCTCTGGCTTTGGTAGCTTGTAGGACCTCCTTCTTGACTTGTATTGAGCAAACTattcttccttccttccttctgtCCAAAATCACATCACCTTAACAGCACCTTCAAACCTGCATGTGATGGACATAATAAAAGGTTCAGAACAATATGACCCCACAATTAAGAATAGTATGCAAGAACTTACACAGTTGTATGCTCCCAATTAAGCATAGATGCAATAATAGTTCAATAATAATCAAATATGCTTGCACTCATAAACAGAATGATTTATTTATAAATATGTAAGTACATATAGGCTGATGATAATTTGTACATCACATCATCTAAAAGAATAAAAATGCAGAAGGGGAAGGAGAGAGAAATTGGCACTTCATCACTTTGCCGTGTATTGTATCTTATTTAATATTTTCGTCATGGCAAAAAAAACCAAATTGTAGTTATAGTTTCTGAATTCACAATGGATACATGGCAGCTGCTACATGCAAATAAGTGAAAGATGTGCACTTCAGAAGAAAAAAAACTGATGTTATAGTTTCTGAATTCATAATGGATGTCATGTGTCTTGCACTTTAGAAATAGGTAATTAGAAATGATTAGATTTACAGCCAAGTCTATAGGGATTTCACATTTGGTGATCCATTAAGTGAGCTTTCGACGCCGTCGTGCAGCACGCGTGGTTTTTGTTCGATTCTAACCAATTGCATTTTGTTACATGGAACTTACGAGAAGTACAAGGACCAGGGGATGATCTATCTACATACAATTTTATGGGACTACAGGTTTTGAGATCTTTGCTTTCCCATGCAACCAGTTTGGTGGGCAGGAACTTGGCATTGATAAGGAAATTGTTCAGATTGCTTGCATGCCGAGTATCTAATTTCTGACAAGGTAAATGTGTGCCTGATACTTCCTCCTTTTTTGGTGTCTCTGTTTCAAGCTGAAAGAAATGATTGCTTTAGTGTAAAATGTACACTATGACTGCTTCCATAACAGTTACTATATTTAACTGAGGAAAACTGATCCAACATGTCTTATCTATTCATTGCTACTTCGTATGTGCCTTATGATATGTCCTCGTATATGTCTGGACTGAAATATGAGTGTCTTGGTCCTTCTTATTTTTTTTTTTTATGATCTGAGTCAGCCTCTTTCGCACCCATTGCGTCGAGGACCAATGCCAGTATGTTGATTTTGATGTCATTTGATTTGTTAGTAAATAGAAGTTAACCTGATTATGTGGTTGCGTGATTTGCCTGATTCTGTGTTTCTTTTGGGCTTTATGTTTTTCTATGCACTTGTCAAATCTATATGCGTTCTTATATAACTATTCTCTGCACTTTTCACTACTAGGAAGTAGCTTATAGCTTCAATTGTGCATTACGGCTTAAATAAGAATCTCTAGAAAAAATGTTGCACATTGGCATCTACATGTACCGCATTGTTTTTTCGTGCCATTCTTCTGAAGAATCTAAAGTTTCTGAAGCTTTGTTTGTAATGCTGCAGGGTTCTGGTAGCGACGATGATGGTCGTCGAGAGGTTCGTGGACTGGACGGTGTCGTGGCTGCCAATGTACAGAGAAGCGAAGCTGCTGCTCATTATCTACCTCTGTCACCCCAGCACATGGGTAAGCAGTCGACCAGACACCCCGAGCCCGAGAGATGATCAACATTCAGATATACTTGATTCGATATGTGGCCAATTCTGAATCTGAATATAAATCTTAATGATGTTTGGGTTTCAGAGTGCGGGGAGCGGGGCACGTGTACGATGGCTTCCTCCGTCCGCTGGTGGCGAGGCACAAGGACGACATCGACCGGTCCAGATGGAGCTGAGGGCCAGAGCGAGGGACGTGACTGCGTCGCAACTCAAGGCGGCGGCTACCGTTAGTCAGGTGTGGCTCTTCGAGGCTATCCAATGTGTTTCGTCGCAGCTGCAGGCCGCGAGATCAGGCCGGGCAGGCGCCGCACATTGACGAGTGGTCCAATTTTCGGATCGCGCCATAACAACTTACGTAGGTAGTTGCTTATGTAATTGTGCGATAGAATGGAATTATACATGAGTTGCTGCTACAAGGAGGAACGTAGTTGCTTATGTAACTGTGCGATAGAATGAAATTATACATGCGTTGCTACTACAATGAGGAACTGGAGAAGATACGACAACTGTGTGATAGAATGAATTTGGTTGATTTTTTTTAATTCCTAATAAGTTAGTAGTGGCGTGGGGATAAAATGGCGCGCTACTAGTATTTAGGATACCAGTAGCGTTGGGACAATAGACACGCTACTACTATTTCATTAGAAGTAGCGCGGTTCATAATAGCAGTAGCGCGGATTGAACCCTCGTTGCTACTAACaaagttagtagtagcgcgggttcgACCCATGCTACTACTAACTTTTAGCTGTAGCTTGATACTAGTAGCGCGAGTACCCACACTACTAGTAGCCATTTTACCCGCGCTGCTAGTagccttttccctagtagtgtaaataggagcacttttgctaGCAAATAAattcataagctcatccatctttccactcaaaacattaatcccttcaatcgcatgcacttttttactagtggaagatctttcgatatgccattgagaataattaacgataatattatctaggagtttagtatcttttcctaaagtaatttccataaaagtacctcccgcggccgaatctaaaagatttctagaagcaaaattcaatccatcataaattttttgtataatcatccacaaattcaaaccatgagtagggcaatttcgtatcatcaatttcatcctctcccaagattgtgcaacatgttcatgatcaagttgcttaaaattcataatatcgttcctaagggagatgatcttagcgggaggaaaatacttattccatgaatcaatactatttttaggcaaagatgaaaaccaagttttagcaggATCTCAAAGCGAGaacgagaacggaaatagcttcgatttaacaatatcattatccccatcttttttcttttgcatatcacacaaatcaacgaaattgtttagatgggatgcggcatcttcactaggaaggccggcattaatttcacaagattccgcattagtagcgggagcaatcggagtactaataaaatcagtactattggtgttggaaaagtcacacaatttggtattctcttgagccatcgtgacaaagcaagcaatccaacacacgagcacacaaaaagcaaacgaAGAAGATGAACGGAATAGGgacgaagaaaaggcaaatcttattgaaaatcattttagaagtgggggacaggaaaatgagaggcgaatggagaataatgtaatgcaagagatgagagtttatgatgggtccttggtatgtcttgacttggcgtagatctccccgaaaacggcgccagaaattcttcctgctacttcttgagcttgcgttggtttttcccttgaagagaaagggtgatgcaacaaagtagagataagtatttccctcagtttgataaccaagctatcaatccagtaggagacaacacacaagtcaccgaatacctgcacaaacaatcaaacaacttgcacccaacgcgacaaaggagttgtcaatcccttcacggttacttgcaaaagtgaggtctgatagagatagataaacggtaaagtaaatatttttggtttatagatcggaaagtaaaagattgcaaaaagagtaaatcagaaactaatattgtagatcggaaacttatatgatggaaaacagacccggggccataggtttcactagagggtTCTATCAGGATAGCAAAtaatacgatgggtgaacaaattactgccgagcaattgacagaaaagcgcaaagttatgacgttATCtatggcaatgatcatgaatataggcatcatgtccgtgtcaagtagaccgaaatgattctgcatctactactattactccacacatcgactgctatccagcatgtatctagagtattaagttcataaagaacgaagtaatgcattaagtaagatgacatgatgtagaggaattaactcaagcaatatgatgaaaaccccatctttttatcctcgatggcaacaatacaatacgtgccttgttgcccctactgtcactcggaaaggacaccgcaagattgaagccgaagctaagcacttctcccactgcaagaaaaaccaatctagttggccaaaccaaaccgatagttcgaagagaattacaaagatatcaaatcatgcataaaagaattcagaaaatattaaaataatattcatagataagctgatcataaatccacaattcatcgaatctgggcaacacaccgcaaaaatgtattacatcgaatagatctcaaagaacatcaaggagaacatggtattgaaaatcaaagagagagaagaagtcatctagctactagctatggacccgtaggtctgtggtaaactactcacgcttcaacggaacggcaatagagttgatgtagaagccctccatgatcgaacccccctctggcagggtgccggaaaaggtccctagatgggatttcacgggtacagaaggttgctgcggtggaaaagtgttttcgtggatgcccttgttggtttggggatatatgggaatatataggtgcaagaattaggtcaggaggtgcacgaggggcccacaagggtgggggcacgccctacccccctgggcgtgccctccgtccttgtggccgcctcgtggctccttcgacttcatctccaagtctcctggttgtcttctggtccaacaaaaatcgtcgcgaaggttttattctgtttggactccgtttggtattccttttctgcgaaactcaaaaacagggaaaaacaggaactggcactgggctctaggttaataggttagtcccaaaaataatataaaatagcatattaatgcatataaaacatccaaaacagataatataatagcatggaacaagcaaaagttatagatacgttggagacgtataaaTATAGCAGAAGCATCAGAGATGATAAGAGAAAAACGTTGTATGACTTAAAGTTGGAGGTACTATGTGGTTTCTCCGATTGGAGGACCCTTATGCCGAGCCAAGTCCAGATGAGGAGTTCTCTGGTTTCTTTATGGTGAAACTGAGGAGGTGCATGAGGATTTTGACAACATTGATCGGCTTGTGTCATATTTTCAAAAACATATTGACAAACCACCACCTGATGCTGGCCCTTCAATGCGAAATGTTGCGACAATGGTAACTATGAAAAATAACTTGATAGAACTATTTGTCACTATCTGATGAAAATCTATATAAGGAGACATTGCACTCATATAAGCATTCACTCTAGCAAGCATACTAGCAATCAAAATACAATCAatgaatcaactaaaaagcttttataaaactctatTTATGATCAAAATAAGATTAACTTAGAATTAATTAAAAAACAACTAATAATACAAATTGTTTCTGATCTAAAGTAAAGTTAATATAGAAAGTAAAATTTATCCAACTAAAAATTTTATAAAGTATTTTTTCTTAAAAACGTTAATATCAAAAAGTATTAGGTTAAACTAATAACTTGACAAAAAAGAAAATATAACATTATTAGGTTAACAAAAAGTATTttataatattcttcaatagcaaaaagaatcaactaaaaagcttttataaaactctatTTATGATCAAAATAATATTAACATAGAATTAAATAAAAAATTCAAGTAATAATACGAATTGTTTCTCGTCTAAAGTAAGTTAATAGAAAGTAAAATGCATGTATGCTACTATTTTTGAATCTGTTtaaaagaaaactaaaactaaaatatCCTCAAAAGGTCTAAAACCAAAAATAGGAAAAATAGATTTAGTCCCGGTTCTAatcaccaaccgggactaaaggcctacctttagtcccggttggtggctagaaccgggactaaaggcctagctTTCGCGCCCTCTCGGCTGTCGAAATTCAGCTTTAGTCTAGTCCTAaccaccaaccgagactaaaggtaggccttttgtcccggttggtggtttgaaccgggactaaaggccgggGTATATAAACGCGCCTACCCCCTCCCCCCAATATTCCTCTCCACTCACTCCCTGACACCCGCGAACCACCAGACGCCGTCAGGCCGCCGGAGATCACCGTCGCCTCCGAGCCGTCCCCGAGCCAGGTGACCATCGCCGGACCTCCTGACCCTCCTCCCCATGCatcgccgcccccgagcccgctCAGCCTCGTCGCCCGCTGGACCTCCTCACCCTCCTCCCCGAGCTGCACGCGTCATCAAGCCTCGCGCTGCCCCCGCTCCCCAGCAACGCTGTGAGCCGTCGCGTCGttccccttctcctcctcctccccgggccccgacgccgccgcccgcgctcTGGCCGCTCTGACCGCCCCTCTTTTTTCCCTTTTCCTTTTTGTTATTTTTATCAATGTGATTTCCAGTGAACATATTATCAATGTTGAAGAACAAGTGATCTTAATGGACAGAAAAATGTTATAAAGTTTGATCCAATATTTTGACAATAAAAAATATAAGGTATGCAAAGTTGGTCAATATTTTGTATTATGGATGTTAATGGTATTGTGGATGTTAAGGAGTGATCTTAATGCTATTGTGGAAGCTAATGGACAGAAAAATATAAGGAGTGATCTTAATATGGTAATGTGGATGTTAATATTTTGTATATAAACTTGGTCAATATTTTGTATTGATTTTGTTGCATGCCGGTGAGAAGTCCCAGACGATCGCCGGAGGAGTCCCCGATGATCGCCAGTGAGGAGTCCCCGACGATCGCTGGAGGAGTCCTCAATGATCGCCGGAGGAGGCCCCGACGATCGCCGGAGGAGTCATCCCCGACGATCGCCGGAGGAGCCGGTGGTGAGTCCTCGACAATCGCTGGTGTGGAGTCCCCGACCATCGCCGGAGAAGTCCTCGACGATCGCCGCATGACTCGTCCCCAAAGATCACCGGAGGATTCCCCGATGATCGCCTAGTAACGAGTCCCCGACGATCGCCGGTGACGAGTCCCCCGGCGATCGCTTGTGAAGAGTCCTCACCGTTTCCTTCCCGATTGTTGGGCACCGCGGAGAGTTGTGAGAGGAGATTTCCCTTTGATTTTGAGTCATATGAAAACATGATTTGCACGTTGGACAGGCATGAGAGGCGGTTGGCAAAGTATCCTCTCCGAAAAGATAGGACGACTCATCAGATATGATTCCTGATAATCCATTGCTCATATGCATATGAATCCTTCTTGTGATTTGGTCTATGTAATGTGTACTTTGTTGCCATGCCCTTGGTTGCCATGTAAAGTTGTTGTTTcatgactcaatattgctctCAAGTTGTCATCATAATGTTACTGTTTTACACTTGCTGAAAAACTACCAAGTCTAAAACTGACTGTTATAAAACTTCTCAACTTTGCATGATGTTTGCCACCAATCCATTGCTCATATGCATATGATTCCTGCCTGTGATTTTGTCTATGTAATGTGTACTTTGATGCCATGCCCTTGGTTGCCATGTAAAGTTGTtgtagcatgactcaatcttgctctcaAGTTTTCATCATAATATTAATGTTTTACACTTGCTGAAAAACTGCTAAGTCTGAAGCTGACTATTATAAAACTTGTCAACTTTGCATGATGTTGGCCACTAATCCATTGCTCATATG
This genomic window contains:
- the LOC109783640 gene encoding protein EXECUTER 2, chloroplastic isoform X1 produces the protein MPPAACATPAAARPPLPVSRRCPPLPPSARRGASSSSSTACRCTAASSPGASASAWDWTRWSRHFAEVDQAESYASVLRFQLEEAEDFAEAAALKRALLDATAADAVSRVMAELKYKDQGMIYLHTILWDYRF
- the LOC109783640 gene encoding protein EXECUTER 2, chloroplastic isoform X2 — its product is MPPAACATPAAARPPLPVSRRCPPLPPSARRGASSSSSTACRCTAASSPGASASAWDWTRWSRHFAEVDQAESYASVLRFQLEEAEDFAEAAALKRALLDATAADAVSRVMAELKVRSLAASSPIPALIVNT
- the LOC141022976 gene encoding HVA22-like protein i gives rise to the protein MMVVERFVDWTVSWLPMYREAKLLLIIYLCHPSTWSAGSGARVRWLPPSAGGEAQGRHRPVQMELRARARDVTASQLKAAATVSQVWLFEAIQCVSSQLQAARSGRAGAAH